From the genome of Nasonia vitripennis strain AsymCx chromosome 1, Nvit_psr_1.1, whole genome shotgun sequence, one region includes:
- the LOC100118180 gene encoding S-phase kinase-associated protein 1, giving the protein MAQIQLKSEDGTLFRVEMDIVMRFKTIKTMLNELGLDGVEDEIVPLPNVSSGTLDKIIEWATHHRNDPVQEPDEDNLDPNDGGLSDWDFNFLENERIGDKLIPLMVAANYLDIDSLMNSCCKYAANLIKGKSTTEVREILHIHPPEKEGKSKQNTSPMQVDKESIDNFNENGQILSTSNGLVSS; this is encoded by the exons ATGGCTCAAATCCAGCTCAAAAGCGAAGATGGAACGTTATTCCGAGTTGAGATGGATATAGTAATGCGCTTTAAGACAATCAAAACAATGCTAAACGAACTGGGATTAGATGGAGTAGAAGATGAAATCGTCCCGCTTCCAAACGTCAGCTCCGGAACTTtagataaaattatagaatgGGCGACTCATCACAGGAATGATCCTGTCCAAGAGCCGGACGAGGATAACTTAGATCCAAACGATGGTGGCTTGAGCGACTGGGATTTCAATTTCCTAGAG AATGAAAGAATAGGCGATAAACTGATTCCTTTAATGGTAGCTGCTAACTACCTAGATATTGATTCTCTGATGAATTCATGCTGTAAATACGCAGCAAACCTAATAAAAGGTAAAAGTACTACTGAGGTtcgtgaaattttacacattCATCCGCCAGAGAAAGAAGGGAAGTCCAAACAGAATACCTCACCCATGCAGGTGGATAAGGAGAGTATAGATAACTTCAACGAAAACGGACAGATTTTATCCACCAGTAATGGTCTTGTATCATCATAG